The Solibacillus sp. FSL R7-0668 genome includes the window CATGCAAGCCTAGTGAGCCGCCAATGACAAAGGCTATTTTACTTTTGCCATACGTCATCAGTCCATCCAAATCTGCGGCCATTTCTTCACTCGTTTTCATTTTGCCATCAAGTGCCAGGGCAATGACATAGGTCCCGTCATGAATCTTAGCTAAAATACGCTCGCCTTCCTTACGCTTTACCATATCCATTTCGATTTCACTTAATGTTTCTGGCGCCTTTTCATCAGGCACCTCCACTAAATCGATTTTCGCATAGCCACCTAGACGCTTTACGTATTCATCGATGCCCATCTTTAAATACTTTTCTTTCAATTTACCGACAGAGATGATTGTAATATTCACAACTTATCCACCTTTACATTCCATTTACAAACAAGTTATCCACAAAAGTTATCCACATATTCACAGTTGATATCCATATATTGTGTAAAGTTATTTACTTGATACAATATATGTTGCTTGCTGTTCACAGTAAGAACAAGCTGTTGATAACTTTTTGTCTTCTTTTAAAAATTCCATTATTGGGTATTCTCCCGTTTGTGCCACATGCATATCTAAAGCATGGTCTATATGGGTTTCACAGCTATAATTTGTCATTTTGTAATCCTTCTTTCTTTTCTGAAATTTCCACAAACTTATTCACAATTTCAAAGATGTTATCCACAATCCATTGTAACAAACTAAAAACAGGTAGAAAAGAAAAGCCTTTTTTCTTCTCTACCTGCTGTGAGTAATTGTTTAAATGTATTCAGTTATCCACAAATTATAATTGTGCATTTTCTACTAACTCTAATTGAGCTTCTACTAATTTCCCTTGACGGTACACTTTCATTTGTAAAGTATCACCGATTTGTTTTTCATTGTATAAATGTTTACGCAATTGAATGGCATTTTCAATTTTTTGACCATCCATCTCTACGATGACATCATATTGTTGTAAACCAGCTTTTTCAGCTGCTGAATTGCGTACTACTTGAGAAATCACGACACCGCCTGTGACTTCTTGCGGTATTTGTAATGTTTGTTGCTGATAGTAAGCAGGTACTTCGGCTAGATCAATTAATGAAATACCCATTGTTGGACGCTTTACTTCACCATTTTTCTCTAATTGCTCTATAATCGGAATCGCAGAGTTAATCGGAATCGCAAAGCCTAATCCTTCTACTGATGATTGGGCAATTTTCATTGAGTTAATCCCTATTAAATCACCTGCAATATTGACTAATGCACCACCTGAGTTCCCTGAGTTTATCGCAGCATCCGTTTGCAGCACATCTGTTGACCAGTCTTCCACACCATCTTCATTTAAATCGACTGGCACAGAACGGTCTTTCCCCGAAATAACACCTGTAGTCACAGAGCCATAGAAATCTAATCCAAGTGGGTTACCAATAGCAATAACCGTTTCCCCTTGCTTTAACACATCTGAATCACCAAACTGGGCCACGGTTTCAATACCTTTACCTGCAATCGAAATAACGGCTAAGTCTGTCCACATATCCCCTCCGACTAATTGGGCTTCCGTCTTTGAGCCATCATCTAATGTTACTTCAATTTGTTTCGCACCATCTACTACATGATAATTCGTCACAATAAATGCTCGGTCACCTTCAACTTTATATATAACACCAGAGCCACTTCCTACTGCTTCTGTTGTTGATGTGTTTTGGCTCCAGAAATTCGGTGCCACATCTTGAATATTGGTAATACCTACAACCGCGCTCGATACTTTTTCTACCGCGCCTGTTACATCAGATGTCACTTCCGTTGCAGTTTGTCCAATTGTTGTACCCGATGCATTATTAACCTGGCTAGACCCTGGGAGCTGATTTGCTAAAGACGGTAACAGTAGCCAAAGTAATAGCGCTCCGACAATGATTCCGCTTAGACCTGAAACAAAATAGCCCCACTTACTGCCACCCTTTTTTTGCTTGCTATTTTGACGTTGTTTTCGCTCTTCTTCCTCGCGTTTTAAACGGGCTTCAAGCTCTGCAATACGGTCTAATTGTTTTTGCTCGTCCTCTGGAAAATAACCCATTTTACTCATCCTCTCTGTTGTTTCTATTCTTACTGTTAGAATACACAGTAAACATTAAAATTAGATGAAAATTAGTTAAAACATGCCTAAAATAATTTAAAAAACTAAAAAAGAAGTGCCGCAAAGATTATTACTTCACGGACACTTCCTATTATACCCCTATTTAGATCGTTACAAGCTTTGTTGGAATATTGGCATCGGTGTCATGCAAATTCAAGTATTCACCGGTAATAATCCCGCATGATTCTAGTGTTTGCGAAACACTCATACGTGCTAATTCCTTCATATTATTGTCTTTACTTAAATGCGCTAAGTAAATTTGTGTTGGCTTTTCGGCTACAACATCTGCCATCGCAACAGCAGCATCTTCATTTGAAACATGCCCCACATCCGATAGAATACGACGCTTTATGCTCCATGGATATTTGCCCATTTGCAGCATACTCACATCATGATTACTCTCAAATACATACGCATCTGCTGCGGCAATATAGCCCTTCATTCGGTCGCTTACATAGCCTGTATCTGTAATTACGACCAATTTACGACCATCCTGCTGGAATGTATAAAACATCGGGTCTGCCGCATCATGTGATACCGCAAAGGATTGAATATCAATACCACCGAAAGTTTTAACCGTTTCCATATCAAAATGATAGCGCAAATCAGAAGGGATTGTACCGATTAATCCATCCATCGCTCCCCATGTTTTGGCATTCGCAAAAATCGGGATATTGTATTTACGTGCCACAACACCCAGCCCTTTAATATGGTCACTATGCTCATGCGTCACTAAAATACCCGATAAATTTTTCATATCACGGTCAATTTCAGCAAATAACTGCTCCATCTTTTTACCGCTCAAGCCAACATCCACTAGAAAGGAATGCTCATCATTTTCTACATATACTGCATTGCCAGTACTACCACTTGCTAAAACGCTGAATCGCATCGTTAAAACTCCCTACTACTCCAAATCCTCTTCAGGCTCAACAATTTCAGATAAATCATTTTGAATTTCTACAATCTTGCCATCTACTGCATTCACAAAATGAATTTCCTCAGATTTATCCGCTAAACGCACACGTACTTCCCAAGTTGGGGCAAATACCTGTGTTTGTGTTAATTGCACAATTGTTGAATAGCCTACTTTCATTTTTAAAATTTGAGAATCTGGTTTCAATAAATTTTTGCCATATAAAATTTGTAACACTTGAATCGGTGTTAATAAATTTTGTTGTTTTTCTAATTTTTCATGTTTTTCGAGCATCGTTTGCTCATACGCTATGACACGGTCCTCATCATTCCAAAAAATTTTCACATAGCCACGGACATTATAGTAAAGGGTTAAATCATTTACTTTTTGGAAGAAGGTCGCGACTTTATTTTCATTATCAACATTCCATAATTCATAGGAATCCCCTTTATGAACATGGCTATGGAGGAATTCTGTAAATTTATCATGTGTGCCCGTTTCCTGTAGCTTCACAGGCTTGTCCATCGTCACAACCAGCTTATTGCCATTTTCGATTTCTGTACGCTGATTTGCAAAATACGGCACTTCAGATGGCGTAAAGTTTTTAATTTGACCCGAGTAATAGGCCGCGCTTTCATTATTATTTGGTAAAGCCGAATACGTAATATTATCCTCTTTCAAAAGTGATTCTAATTTTGTCGTTTCCCCAAGCACTTCAATCTCTTGCCCTTCATTGTAGCGCTCTAAATATTGCGTATATAAAAAGACATTTAAAATTAAAAATACCCAAATAAAAATCGTCTTCGTTCTATTCCAGTCCATTCATTACACCTCCTATTTGTTCCGGTGTAAGGCGTGTCCGAGCATTATTAGAAATAACGAACCAACTTGGCTCTAAAATATACGAGTCCGGATTTTGCATTAAAAAGTAGCCCATCACAATTTCATCAATCTCATCAAATGGATAATCCTCTAAATTACGCAAATATTTGACCACTGCTTCCCCTGAAGGCAAGCTTTGCACCGAGCGTTCATTCGGAATATCTCCCTCAAGTGAATAATACGGACGGCGATAACGGAATAGTCGGTTTTCCCCCCAAGTCGTAATAATTTGCGTTGTTGTTATATTGCTACTATATACAGGATAGCCTTGTAAAAAGAGCTGATATACCATATTATGCTTTTCAATATTCATCGAGGACAAACGGAAATCGGCTGTAAAGCCCCCATGATCATTTACAAAATCAAAGCTCTCTGATAATAATTTTGAGGCTGGAATCGGCGCTATGCTTTCTGCAGGTGGATATACATAATTTAAAATACGGTTTTGCCTATCCACCGTCATTAATGATGTACCATCTGTATATTTATCCGACTGCTCATTTTCGACATTACGCTGAACAATAGTCGGATCGGTAAAGACAATATTTTTAAAGTTTTCTGGTGATATTTCATCATCTAAGTATGTGTATTTCGTAGCCTCAATGGCATCCTTTGGTACATATAATGAACGCATAGCATCGCGTTCCACTTCAATATAGCTCGTATAGTTTTGGGATGGCTGAATGACCTGTGCTAAAAAGCGTTGACTATCAGGTAAATTAACATAGCCTTGTAGCAATATGCGCTGTTCAGTATTTAAAAACAAAAGCTGGAGCTGATCATATTGTTCTGCATTCGACCAATCAATAATTAAGTGGGTAAAACTCGTATCTAGCTGATCCTTATCCGCAAAGGTTAAGACATTTGAAAAGGATTGCATCGGAATTTCTTCATTGAAAAATAAGGTTACTCGATTATTGATGCTTAATTGCTCATTCACTTTAGTATCTGTAATCGAATTATTGAGTAATTTAATGCCTTGAACCTGCCAAGTTATTAAATTACTATAAAACTCATTTAATACGCTGTTTGAAACGGTTCCTGTAAATGCATCATTTTCACGAAATAACACGCGATACGGCTTCAGGATATCCTGATATTGCTTTGGACCTCCAATCGGCACTTCTTCCACTTGTGTTTCTTCGATGAGCTCATAATCTGGCTGGTAATTCCAAATGATCAGTGTAAGGACGACGCTTAAAAACACAAGGAACGCCAATATAAATGATTTGATTTGCTCAACATATTTCATTCCCAATCCTCCGCCTCATCCAGTGCATATGGTAATGTGAAAAAGATTGTTGTTCCTTGTCCTTCCTCACTTTCTGCCCAAATTTTCCCGCCATGTGCTTCAATCATCTCACGTGCAATGGCAAGACCTAAACCCGTACCACCCATTGATCGTGCACGTGCACGGTCTACGCGGTAGAAGCGGTCAAAAATACGACCGACATTTTCTTTTGGAATCCCCATGCCATCATCTGAAATCATGACGCGCAGCATATTATCATGCACGGTAAAACCAAAGCGAATATTACCGCCGTCTGGAGAGTATTTCAGTGCATTCGAAATAATATTGTCAATTACTTGTGTTAATTTATCAGTATCAATATCTACGTAATAGCTTTTCTCTGGTAAAAGACGTATAAATTCTACATGTTGCGATTTTGACATTTCAAAGCGGTCAATAATACGCGTAAAGAATTTATTGAACTCGACGAATTCAAAATTCAACTCATACTCTTGGCTATCCATTTTCGATAGCTGTAATAAATCATTCACTAAACGAATCATGCGCTCGGTTTCTGTTTGCGTAACATTTAAAAATGTCGGTGCGATATTTTCATCACGCCACGCGCCATCAGCCAATGCTTCTAAATAGCTGCGCATCGTTGTAAGTGGTGTGCGTAACTCATGCGATACATTGGCCACAAATTCACGGCGCTCCATATCGATTTTTTCCTGCTCGGTAATATCGTGTAATACGGTAATTAGACCATTAACAAAGCCTGTTTCCTTTTGAATAACTGAAAAATTCGCACGCAAAATATACGGGGCATCATTCATACTGAAGTCCAGATTTACCGGCTCCTTCATATGAATCAAGTCTTCAAAACTATATTCCTGATCGAGCCCTAACACCGATGCGATAGGTCGATTCAAGGTTGTTTCACGTGAATCATGCAATAATTCGAGAGCAGGCTCATTGATTAAGATAATTTTTCCTTTACGGTCTGTTGCAATGACGCCGTCCGTCATATTACTTAATACACTTGCTAGCTTGCGTCTCTCTGCCTCTGTTGTCGATTGTGCTTCTTGCAGGCGATTGGTTAAATGATTAAATGCAATGGCAAGCTGTCCAATTTCATCGGTTCCATAAACCCGTACTTTACGCGAATAATTCCCTCTCGACATGGCCTGTGCCTGCTTTCGCATATCTGAGATTGGTCGTGTAATGGTACGCGCTACTAAAATACCTAATATAATCGTAATAACGAGTGACATCGCAATTCCCGCAGCAAAAATGCGGTTAATCTCACTTAACTGCTCATAAACCTTTTCAATATTTGACTCGACATAAACAGCACCCATTACCTCACCACTTGGACCAACTGTTTCCGTAATAGGAGAAGCGAGTACCCACACACGCTTGCCTGTATCACGATCCAGCGAAATCGAATCAAACATTGTTTCTGCTGAAATCGCTTTACGTATATTTTCTTCGTTTGCCCGTTGCCCCACAAGTGATTGGTTATTTGCACCCGATATCGCTAATATACGATTCCGATTATTGACCACGTAAATTTTATTAATATCTTCCGTCGAAAATTCATGTAAAATCGTGCCTAACCTTACCTCTAATGGTGGTGCTGTATCATCACTCTCTTTTTTTAACATTTCCTCACGAATGCTATAGTGTACCAGCTCAATACGCTGACGAATCGAATCCTGAAAATTGGTTTTTAAATTGGTCTCTAATTGCTTCATAAAGTAAATCCCAATAATTTGAAGAGCAATGATGATCAACAACATATAAATTAATACAAGCTTGACATGAATTGATTTGAAAAAACCTACTTTTTGCATGTAATTTACTCCTGTTCAGGATTTCGTAAGTAGTAGCCGACTCCTCGTCTTGTCACAATCCACAAAGGATGGCTTGGATTGTCCTCAATTTTTTCACGTAAGCGACGAATCGTTACGTCTACTGTTCGTACATCACCAAAATAATCATAGCCCCATACCGTTTGTAAAAGATGCTCTCGCGTCATTACCTGTCCGATATGCTTCGCTAAATAATGCAATAATTCAAATTCACGGTGCGTTAATTCGATTGCCTCGTCACGCTTTAACACTAGATACGCATCCGGCTGTATTGTCAGTGAACCAATGACAATATCATTCGTCTCCGCTGGTGCTTCTTCCACTTGTGCAGGTACATTCAATCGACGCATATTTGCCTTCACACGCGCGATTAATTCACGCGTACTAAATGGCTTTGTTACATAGTCGTCCGCACCCATTTCAAGACCTAACACTTTATCGATTTCCGAGCCCTTTGCTGTCAGCATAATAATTGGAAAATTATATTTTTTGCGTATTTCGCGACACACTTCCATGCCATCACGCTTTGGTAACATAATATCTAACAGCATCAAATCTGGCTGCTCTTCTTCCACCTTTTGTAGTGCTTCTTCACCGTCATACGCGCAAATTACACGATAACCTTCTTTAATTAAATTAAATTGCAAAATATCTGCAATCGGCTTCTCATCATCAACAACTAAAATCGTTTTATCCATCTTACATTCCTCTTTTCTTTAGAATAGCTCTATATGAAAGATTCTATATATTACTCTATCACGCTTTCGCTTTTGACGCATTATACAGATGTTTGTAAATTATTTTCCGGGAAATAATTCATTATTTCAATAACATAAATCGGTTAAATTTTCTGCTGAAATAAACTCAACTCTGATTTAACCAAAAAGCAGTCTCACAAACAATTGTGGACTGCTTTTGAATCATTAATTTAAATAAGCTAATGGATTTACCTCTGCTCCATTTTTGTGAACTTCAAAGTGTAAATGTGTTCCCGTTGAACGACCTGTTGAACCCATCACACCTATAGCAGCACCTTGTCCGACAACTTGACCTACTGACACGTCAATTTTTGATAAATGTGCATATAATGTTTCATAACCGTTATTATGATTAATCACTACATAGTTTCCGTAAGTTGAATGACGGCCTGCTGTTTTGACAACACCGTTATCCGATGCTTTAATTGTATATCCTGATGGACGCGCGATATCAATCCCATAGTGGTAACGCCCCCAACGACTACCCATCTGACTTGAAATATGGCCTCCCTCTGCTGGCCAAGCAAATTCACCTGTACCAACTGAAGGAATTACTTTTGTTCCAACGACCACGATATTATCTTTAGGCTCAATAACGATATTCTCATCTGTTTGAATACGCTCTGTGCG containing:
- a CDS encoding CxxH/CxxC protein, which encodes MTNYSCETHIDHALDMHVAQTGEYPIMEFLKEDKKLSTACSYCEQQATYIVSSK
- the walK gene encoding cell wall metabolism sensor histidine kinase WalK, with protein sequence MQKVGFFKSIHVKLVLIYMLLIIIALQIIGIYFMKQLETNLKTNFQDSIRQRIELVHYSIREEMLKKESDDTAPPLEVRLGTILHEFSTEDINKIYVVNNRNRILAISGANNQSLVGQRANEENIRKAISAETMFDSISLDRDTGKRVWVLASPITETVGPSGEVMGAVYVESNIEKVYEQLSEINRIFAAGIAMSLVITIILGILVARTITRPISDMRKQAQAMSRGNYSRKVRVYGTDEIGQLAIAFNHLTNRLQEAQSTTEAERRKLASVLSNMTDGVIATDRKGKIILINEPALELLHDSRETTLNRPIASVLGLDQEYSFEDLIHMKEPVNLDFSMNDAPYILRANFSVIQKETGFVNGLITVLHDITEQEKIDMERREFVANVSHELRTPLTTMRSYLEALADGAWRDENIAPTFLNVTQTETERMIRLVNDLLQLSKMDSQEYELNFEFVEFNKFFTRIIDRFEMSKSQHVEFIRLLPEKSYYVDIDTDKLTQVIDNIISNALKYSPDGGNIRFGFTVHDNMLRVMISDDGMGIPKENVGRIFDRFYRVDRARARSMGGTGLGLAIAREMIEAHGGKIWAESEEGQGTTIFFTLPYALDEAEDWE
- a CDS encoding two-component system regulatory protein YycI, whose product is MDWNRTKTIFIWVFLILNVFLYTQYLERYNEGQEIEVLGETTKLESLLKEDNITYSALPNNNESAAYYSGQIKNFTPSEVPYFANQRTEIENGNKLVVTMDKPVKLQETGTHDKFTEFLHSHVHKGDSYELWNVDNENKVATFFQKVNDLTLYYNVRGYVKIFWNDEDRVIAYEQTMLEKHEKLEKQQNLLTPIQVLQILYGKNLLKPDSQILKMKVGYSTIVQLTQTQVFAPTWEVRVRLADKSEEIHFVNAVDGKIVEIQNDLSEIVEPEEDLE
- a CDS encoding S1C family serine protease → MGYFPEDEQKQLDRIAELEARLKREEEERKQRQNSKQKKGGSKWGYFVSGLSGIIVGALLLWLLLPSLANQLPGSSQVNNASGTTIGQTATEVTSDVTGAVEKVSSAVVGITNIQDVAPNFWSQNTSTTEAVGSGSGVIYKVEGDRAFIVTNYHVVDGAKQIEVTLDDGSKTEAQLVGGDMWTDLAVISIAGKGIETVAQFGDSDVLKQGETVIAIGNPLGLDFYGSVTTGVISGKDRSVPVDLNEDGVEDWSTDVLQTDAAINSGNSGGALVNIAGDLIGINSMKIAQSSVEGLGFAIPINSAIPIIEQLEKNGEVKRPTMGISLIDLAEVPAYYQQQTLQIPQEVTGGVVISQVVRNSAAEKAGLQQYDVIVEMDGQKIENAIQLRKHLYNEKQIGDTLQMKVYRQGKLVEAQLELVENAQL
- a CDS encoding MBL fold metallo-hydrolase, with the translated sequence MRFSVLASGSTGNAVYVENDEHSFLVDVGLSGKKMEQLFAEIDRDMKNLSGILVTHEHSDHIKGLGVVARKYNIPIFANAKTWGAMDGLIGTIPSDLRYHFDMETVKTFGGIDIQSFAVSHDAADPMFYTFQQDGRKLVVITDTGYVSDRMKGYIAAADAYVFESNHDVSMLQMGKYPWSIKRRILSDVGHVSNEDAAVAMADVVAEKPTQIYLAHLSKDNNMKELARMSVSQTLESCGIITGEYLNLHDTDANIPTKLVTI
- the rlmH gene encoding 23S rRNA (pseudouridine(1915)-N(3))-methyltransferase RlmH; this translates as MNITIISVGKLKEKYLKMGIDEYVKRLGGYAKIDLVEVPDEKAPETLSEIEMDMVKRKEGERILAKIHDGTYVIALALDGKMKTSEEMAADLDGLMTYGKSKIAFVIGGSLGLHDEVLKRADEKLCFGKMTLPHQLMKLVLVEQIYRSFRIIKGEPYHK
- a CDS encoding YycH family regulatory protein, with product MKYVEQIKSFILAFLVFLSVVLTLIIWNYQPDYELIEETQVEEVPIGGPKQYQDILKPYRVLFRENDAFTGTVSNSVLNEFYSNLITWQVQGIKLLNNSITDTKVNEQLSINNRVTLFFNEEIPMQSFSNVLTFADKDQLDTSFTHLIIDWSNAEQYDQLQLLFLNTEQRILLQGYVNLPDSQRFLAQVIQPSQNYTSYIEVERDAMRSLYVPKDAIEATKYTYLDDEISPENFKNIVFTDPTIVQRNVENEQSDKYTDGTSLMTVDRQNRILNYVYPPAESIAPIPASKLLSESFDFVNDHGGFTADFRLSSMNIEKHNMVYQLFLQGYPVYSSNITTTQIITTWGENRLFRYRRPYYSLEGDIPNERSVQSLPSGEAVVKYLRNLEDYPFDEIDEIVMGYFLMQNPDSYILEPSWFVISNNARTRLTPEQIGGVMNGLE
- the yycF gene encoding response regulator YycF, which gives rise to MDKTILVVDDEKPIADILQFNLIKEGYRVICAYDGEEALQKVEEEQPDLMLLDIMLPKRDGMEVCREIRKKYNFPIIMLTAKGSEIDKVLGLEMGADDYVTKPFSTRELIARVKANMRRLNVPAQVEEAPAETNDIVIGSLTIQPDAYLVLKRDEAIELTHREFELLHYLAKHIGQVMTREHLLQTVWGYDYFGDVRTVDVTIRRLREKIEDNPSHPLWIVTRRGVGYYLRNPEQE